A single region of the Ficedula albicollis isolate OC2 chromosome 11, FicAlb1.5, whole genome shotgun sequence genome encodes:
- the MARVELD3 gene encoding MARVEL domain-containing protein 3: protein MVEVLLAALILVCSSVSCGSAGGYTGLPALGGIYYYQYGGAYSGFSGAEGEQAQQLDQRFYLLKLPIARAAMAVAGCLLVFPCVLILVGVLRVPWHFPAWLLIECTLYIVIAVGTVPALYYFLHSLISVYNSSVCKEREQLYQSKGYQGFWCSLHGAEIAAGLLGCLAAMAYLLSAGLAVRDYRTGHE from the coding sequence atggtggaggtgctgctggccgCCCTGATCCTGGTCTGCAGCTCCGTGTCCTGCGGCTCGGCGGGAGGATACACCGGCCTCCCCGCCCTGGGGGGCATCTACTACTACCAGTACGGCGGGGCCTACAGCGGCTTCAGCGGAGCGGAGGGGGAGCAAGCCCAGCAGCTTGACCAACGTTTCTACCTACTGAAGCTGCCCATTGCAAGGGCAGCCATGGCCGTGGCTGGGTGTCTCCTGGTCTTCCCTTGTGTTCTTATTTTGGTTGGTGTTCTGCGGGTCCCGTGGCACTTCCCAGCATGGCTGCTAATTGAATGCACCCTGTACATAGTAATTGCAGTTGGCACAGTGCCTGCTCTGTACTATTTCCTCCATTCTCTAATCAGCGTTTATAATTCATCAGTGTGCAAAGAGAGAGAGCAGCTTTATCAAAGCAAAGGCTATCAGGGCTTCTGGTGCAGCCTGCATGGGGCAGAGATTGCTGCTGGCCTCTtgggctgcctggctgccatGGCATACCTGCTCAGTGCAGGCCTGGCTGTCAGAGATTACAGGACAGGTCATGAATAG